The Rhodothermales bacterium genome has a segment encoding these proteins:
- a CDS encoding pyruvate dehydrogenase complex E1 component subunit beta, whose protein sequence is MSRRFTRTSTKRTTTRTSAASANQNQERVAMAVLQFREALRAAMVEEMERDENIFLMGEEVAEYNGAYKVSEGMLDQFGPKRVIDTPISENGFAGLGIGAAMNGLRPIIEFMTFNFSFVAIDQIINNAAKIRYMSGGQFRVPIVFRGPNGAAGQLAATHNTSTESIYATIPGLKVVAPSNPDDAKGLLKAAIRDDNPVVFLESEVMFGMKGEVSDEEDYVIPLGKARIAREGDDVTIIGHSKSYHIAMKVAERLEADGYNAEVIDPRTIRPLDMDAILTSIKKTNRCVIIDESNPYASISSEMTYRIQEAAFDYLDAPIKRITAKDTPAPYAKNLMEYYMPQEDDAYEACKAVMYV, encoded by the coding sequence ATCTCTCGACGATTTACGAGGACATCTACGAAGAGGACGACTACCCGTACATCGGCCGCTAGCGCGAACCAGAATCAAGAGAGAGTAGCAATGGCAGTTCTTCAGTTCCGCGAAGCCCTCCGCGCCGCCATGGTGGAAGAGATGGAGCGCGACGAGAACATCTTCCTCATGGGCGAGGAAGTGGCGGAATACAACGGAGCCTACAAGGTCTCCGAGGGCATGCTGGACCAGTTCGGTCCCAAGCGTGTCATCGACACCCCGATTTCCGAGAACGGATTCGCAGGACTCGGTATCGGCGCGGCCATGAATGGTCTGCGGCCGATCATCGAGTTCATGACGTTCAACTTCTCGTTCGTCGCGATCGACCAGATCATCAACAACGCGGCCAAGATCCGGTACATGTCTGGTGGTCAGTTCCGCGTGCCGATCGTCTTCCGTGGCCCGAACGGTGCAGCCGGCCAGTTGGCCGCTACGCACAACACGTCCACCGAATCGATCTATGCCACGATTCCGGGCCTGAAAGTGGTGGCACCGTCGAATCCGGATGACGCCAAGGGCCTGCTCAAGGCCGCCATTCGGGACGACAACCCCGTGGTGTTCCTGGAGTCGGAGGTGATGTTCGGCATGAAGGGCGAGGTGTCCGATGAGGAGGACTACGTGATCCCCCTCGGCAAAGCGCGCATCGCCCGTGAAGGGGATGACGTTACCATCATCGGTCACTCCAAGAGCTACCACATCGCCATGAAAGTGGCCGAGCGGCTCGAGGCCGATGGGTACAACGCCGAGGTCATCGACCCGCGCACCATCCGTCCGCTGGACATGGACGCCATTCTGACGTCCATCAAGAAGACCAACCGGTGCGTCATCATCGACGAGTCCAATCCGTACGCCAGCATCTCCAGTGAGATGACGTACCGGATCCAGGAGGCCGCGTTCGACTACCTGGACGCGCCGATCAAGCGCATCACAGCCAAGGACACGCCGGCGCCGTACGCCAAAAACCTCATGGAGTACTATATGCCCCAGGAGGACGATGCGTATGAGGCCTGCAAGGCCGTGATGTACGTCTAG
- a CDS encoding polyprenol monophosphomannose synthase has translation MTADAVVIIPTYNEAKNIASALTQVLDLPGIDILVVDDSSTDGTAEIVASVRSRAPERIHVLSRPGKQGLGTAYLAGFEFALEKGYTYVCEMDADLSHQPADLPSLIAPIRAGNADLVVGSRYVQGVRVINWPLSRLILSYGAGIYTRMITRLPVADVTAGFKCYHRKVLEAIPFDKVRSNGYSFQIEMKYWAWKLGFRLKEVPIIFIERTEGDSKMSRAIVVEAMWKVWELRLRSLTGRMKALPQ, from the coding sequence GTGACCGCTGACGCTGTCGTCATCATCCCTACCTACAACGAAGCGAAGAACATCGCTTCGGCGCTGACCCAGGTGCTGGATCTGCCGGGCATCGACATCCTGGTAGTGGACGACTCCTCGACGGACGGTACGGCGGAGATTGTGGCTTCTGTGCGCAGTCGGGCCCCCGAGCGGATTCATGTGCTGTCGCGGCCGGGCAAGCAAGGCCTCGGCACAGCCTATTTGGCCGGCTTCGAGTTCGCGCTGGAGAAGGGCTACACCTATGTGTGCGAGATGGACGCCGACCTCTCCCACCAGCCTGCGGACCTGCCGTCCCTGATCGCGCCAATCCGGGCCGGAAACGCGGATCTGGTGGTCGGCTCGCGTTACGTGCAGGGTGTGAGGGTGATCAACTGGCCCCTCTCCCGCCTCATTCTCTCCTACGGCGCGGGCATCTACACGCGTATGATCACCCGGCTGCCCGTCGCAGACGTAACGGCCGGCTTCAAGTGCTATCACCGCAAGGTGCTGGAGGCCATCCCCTTCGACAAAGTGCGCTCGAACGGCTACTCCTTCCAGATCGAGATGAAGTACTGGGCCTGGAAACTCGGATTCCGGCTGAAGGAAGTGCCGATCATCTTCATCGAGCGCACCGAAGGGGATTCGAAGATGAGCCGGGCGATTGTGGTGGAGGCGATGTGGAAGGTCTGGGAACTGCGCCTGCGCTCCCTGACCGGGCGGATGAAGGCGCTGCCGCAGTGA
- a CDS encoding zf-HC2 domain-containing protein, which produces MNKLLQRIFGPIMHRMMGPPSCQELNTFLTDYLEGELPEDTATKYRKHLEKCPPCGAYFDQYQQTIDLARECRDAELPPDLVEHTLEFLRANRG; this is translated from the coding sequence ATGAACAAGCTGCTTCAGAGGATTTTCGGACCGATCATGCACCGCATGATGGGACCGCCCAGTTGCCAGGAGCTGAATACATTCCTGACCGACTATCTGGAGGGTGAACTGCCGGAAGACACGGCGACGAAGTACCGCAAGCATCTGGAGAAATGCCCGCCCTGCGGGGCGTACTTCGATCAGTACCAGCAGACGATCGATCTGGCGCGGGAGTGTCGGGATGCGGAGTTGCCGCCGGATCTGGTGGAGCATACGCTGGAGTTCTTGCGGGCGAATCGGGGTTGA
- a CDS encoding pyruvate dehydrogenase complex dihydrolipoamide acetyltransferase encodes MAIAVEMPKMSDTMEEGVLVAWLAEEGQKVSAGDVIAQVETDKATMDLEVYDDGVLLKRVIEEGSSVPIGALIAVLGKEGEDPTAILSKYSGDGAAGPAPTAEPADEAPAEEAEAAPEAAAPAPTSDNGRVKASPLARRMAGEHGIDLAALAGSGPDGRVIKRDVEAAIAGDAPKARPAAAPAPERKPEPAPARKPAPAPEPAASSEGAYDAAPISQMRKAIARRLGESKFTSPHFYLTVDVDMAKAVSFRKQLNAISEAQGKAKVSFNDLITKSCALALRQHKWVNSSWMEDQGEIHHHNDVHVAIAVAIDDGLITPVIRHADRKGLAQIAAETRELAGRAREKQLQPEEYSGSTFSTSNLGMFGIEEFTAIINPPNACIMAIGAIRDTPVVVDGAVVPGKRMKLTMSCDHRVVDGATGSEFLATVRQYLEEPASMLL; translated from the coding sequence ATGGCAATAGCGGTTGAAATGCCCAAGATGAGCGACACCATGGAAGAGGGTGTGCTCGTGGCATGGCTTGCGGAGGAAGGACAGAAAGTGTCGGCGGGCGATGTGATTGCCCAGGTCGAGACCGACAAAGCCACCATGGACCTGGAGGTCTATGACGACGGCGTACTTCTGAAGCGGGTGATCGAAGAAGGCTCTTCGGTGCCCATCGGCGCGCTGATTGCCGTGCTCGGGAAGGAGGGAGAGGATCCCACTGCCATTCTGTCGAAATACTCGGGCGATGGGGCCGCGGGCCCGGCACCGACCGCGGAGCCTGCTGATGAAGCGCCGGCCGAAGAGGCTGAGGCTGCACCAGAGGCCGCCGCTCCCGCCCCGACTTCCGACAATGGCCGCGTGAAGGCATCGCCGTTGGCGCGGCGCATGGCTGGCGAGCACGGCATCGACCTGGCTGCGCTGGCCGGATCCGGCCCGGACGGACGCGTCATCAAACGCGACGTGGAAGCCGCCATTGCCGGAGACGCGCCCAAAGCCCGCCCCGCCGCAGCTCCGGCTCCCGAGCGCAAGCCCGAGCCGGCACCGGCCCGCAAGCCCGCGCCGGCCCCGGAGCCTGCCGCCTCGAGCGAAGGCGCCTACGACGCCGCGCCCATCAGCCAGATGCGCAAGGCCATCGCCCGCCGGCTGGGCGAGAGCAAGTTCACCAGCCCGCACTTCTACCTCACGGTGGACGTGGACATGGCCAAGGCAGTGAGCTTCCGCAAGCAGCTCAACGCCATCAGTGAGGCGCAGGGCAAGGCCAAGGTGTCGTTCAATGACCTGATCACCAAGTCCTGCGCGCTCGCGCTGCGCCAGCACAAGTGGGTCAATTCGTCCTGGATGGAAGACCAGGGCGAGATCCATCACCACAACGACGTGCATGTCGCGATCGCGGTGGCCATTGACGATGGGCTCATCACGCCGGTCATCCGCCACGCTGACCGCAAGGGACTGGCGCAGATCGCCGCGGAGACGCGCGAACTGGCCGGCCGCGCGCGCGAGAAGCAGCTGCAGCCCGAGGAGTACAGTGGGTCGACCTTCTCGACCTCCAACCTCGGCATGTTCGGCATCGAGGAGTTCACCGCTATCATCAACCCGCCCAATGCGTGCATCATGGCCATCGGAGCCATTCGTGATACGCCGGTCGTGGTCGATGGCGCCGTGGTGCCTGGCAAGCGCATGAAGCTCACGATGTCGTGTGACCACCGCGTGGTGGACGGTGCTACCGGATCCGAATTCCTCGCCACCGTGCGCCAGTACCTGGAAGAGCCGGCGAGCATGCTGCTGTAG
- the pdhA gene encoding pyruvate dehydrogenase (acetyl-transferring) E1 component subunit alpha: MAETKKTTTRRRSTAKKATNGQAAASQENFPDKAISLKSTFNAYPAGKYTHEDVGLSADDVLAMYRNMLLQRRFEERAAQMYGKQKIAGFLHLYIGQEAVSTGTATAIEIGKDSVITAYRDHGHGLALGMSANECMAELFGKIDGCSRGKGGSMHYFSKEKGLFGGHGIVGAHVPLAVGIGFGHKYRETGGVSIGFYGDGAHGQGAVHEATNLAGLYDLPVILAVENNQYAMGTAVHRAFSETEFTRWAVGYGLPSSLVNGMDVFAVTKAMQDHVAMARDFKPSFLEIRTYRYRGHSMSDPQKYRTKEELEDKKNEDPIIRLKAYLIEKKMSDADALDAIDEDVKEEVLASVEFSENSPFPDLSTIYEDIYEEDDYPYIGR; encoded by the coding sequence ATGGCGGAAACCAAAAAGACCACGACGCGCCGCCGGTCCACGGCCAAGAAAGCCACCAACGGACAGGCCGCAGCAAGTCAGGAGAACTTCCCCGACAAGGCGATCAGCCTCAAGAGCACGTTCAACGCATACCCCGCGGGGAAATACACACACGAGGACGTCGGACTCTCTGCCGACGATGTGCTCGCGATGTATCGCAACATGCTGCTGCAGCGCCGCTTTGAGGAGCGAGCCGCGCAGATGTACGGCAAGCAGAAAATCGCCGGATTCCTGCATCTCTACATCGGCCAGGAGGCGGTCTCCACGGGTACCGCGACGGCTATCGAGATCGGCAAGGATTCCGTGATCACGGCCTACCGCGACCACGGGCACGGTCTGGCGCTGGGCATGAGTGCCAACGAGTGCATGGCCGAGCTCTTCGGCAAGATCGACGGCTGCTCGCGCGGCAAAGGCGGCTCGATGCACTACTTCTCGAAGGAAAAAGGGCTATTCGGCGGTCACGGCATCGTTGGTGCGCACGTACCGCTCGCGGTCGGCATCGGCTTCGGTCACAAGTACCGCGAAACAGGCGGCGTATCCATCGGCTTTTATGGCGATGGCGCCCACGGCCAGGGTGCCGTGCACGAGGCGACGAACCTTGCCGGTCTCTACGACCTGCCCGTCATTCTCGCCGTCGAGAACAACCAGTATGCGATGGGCACCGCGGTGCATCGTGCGTTCTCGGAGACCGAATTCACGCGCTGGGCCGTCGGATACGGCCTGCCGTCCTCCCTGGTCAACGGCATGGATGTGTTCGCCGTCACGAAGGCCATGCAGGACCACGTGGCCATGGCACGCGACTTCAAGCCGTCGTTCCTCGAAATCCGCACCTACCGGTACCGCGGCCACTCCATGTCGGACCCGCAGAAGTATCGCACGAAGGAGGAGCTGGAGGACAAGAAGAACGAAGACCCCATCATTCGCCTGAAGGCCTACCTCATCGAAAAGAAGATGTCCGACGCAGACGCGCTGGACGCGATCGACGAGGACGTCAAGGAAGAAGTGCTCGCGTCCGTCGAGTTCTCGGAGAACAGCCCGTTCCCGGATCTCTCGACGATTTACGAGGACATCTACGAAGAGGACGACTACCCGTACATCGGCCGCTAG
- a CDS encoding sigma-70 family RNA polymerase sigma factor has product MSRHDKAAPPPGSPLDVEALLSGDEAAFELLVRQESPRLFRVINRVVNDEDEAASLMQETFLQAYQRLHTFRRESKFTTWLYAIGINLARASLRKTRRLSPLDEDAVERMQPEFNGGMYRDPVETWNPQRLAELSQRRELVHQAIAQLPDDYRTVITLRDIEEIKTEEVARILDISNGAVRVRLHRARQALRKLLDRHLRDQ; this is encoded by the coding sequence GTGTCCCGACACGACAAAGCCGCGCCTCCTCCCGGCTCTCCGCTGGATGTCGAAGCCCTTCTTTCGGGCGATGAGGCCGCGTTCGAATTGCTGGTGCGACAGGAGTCACCGCGGCTGTTTCGCGTGATCAATCGGGTGGTGAATGACGAAGACGAGGCGGCCAGCCTGATGCAGGAGACGTTTCTGCAGGCGTATCAGCGGCTGCACACGTTTCGTCGGGAGTCGAAGTTCACCACCTGGCTGTACGCCATCGGCATCAACCTGGCGCGGGCCTCGCTGCGCAAGACACGAAGGTTGTCGCCCCTGGACGAGGACGCGGTCGAACGCATGCAGCCGGAATTCAACGGGGGCATGTATAGAGACCCCGTCGAAACCTGGAACCCGCAGCGCCTTGCCGAGCTGTCACAGCGGCGTGAACTGGTGCACCAGGCCATCGCCCAATTGCCGGACGACTACCGGACTGTGATTACGCTGCGGGACATCGAGGAGATCAAGACCGAAGAGGTCGCGCGTATCCTCGACATTTCGAACGGGGCGGTTCGGGTGCGCCTGCATCGCGCGCGACAGGCTTTGCGCAAACTTCTGGATCGACACCTTCGGGATCAGTAA
- a CDS encoding T9SS type A sorting domain-containing protein, which translates to MATFQPANGQSAVEEALRFYPLELGAVWQYSGGLQGMPPTLSTYEVIGDSALSNGQTYRVIRHDWRSQAGRGSGIVFERVDSVQALVWRYSPSEQTESVRFALAPVWGDSTRGSHVCQVDREWNGRRAQICRLSGNPRVDDDWYLSEEVGLYRHWFADAGVVVQDLVYFRSSQLGWGTPVSVETAEIPRDLAVSLFPNPTTGHVTVNVRLPGAETWSVRVLDLLGRLVWSGSPTSGLPADDHLTLELDLPSGVYLVRAVSSSGAHTRPLVIRR; encoded by the coding sequence GTGGCGACCTTCCAACCGGCCAATGGGCAGTCGGCGGTCGAAGAGGCGTTGCGTTTCTATCCGCTCGAGTTGGGAGCCGTCTGGCAATACTCGGGCGGACTACAGGGCATGCCGCCTACGCTGTCGACCTACGAGGTGATCGGTGACTCTGCCCTCAGCAATGGGCAAACGTATCGCGTCATAAGACACGACTGGCGGAGCCAGGCTGGGCGCGGAAGCGGGATCGTTTTTGAGCGAGTCGACTCCGTTCAGGCCCTCGTCTGGCGGTACTCGCCTTCGGAACAGACGGAAAGCGTGCGGTTTGCGCTCGCGCCAGTGTGGGGGGATTCCACGCGCGGCTCCCATGTCTGCCAGGTCGATCGTGAGTGGAACGGACGCAGGGCCCAAATCTGCAGACTCTCCGGCAACCCGCGCGTTGACGACGACTGGTATCTCTCTGAGGAGGTCGGGCTCTACCGCCACTGGTTCGCAGACGCCGGCGTGGTGGTTCAGGACCTGGTCTACTTCCGGAGCAGCCAGCTGGGGTGGGGTACACCAGTCTCCGTGGAGACGGCGGAAATCCCTCGGGACCTGGCCGTATCCCTGTTTCCGAATCCAACCACCGGCCACGTCACAGTTAACGTGCGGTTACCAGGCGCCGAAACGTGGTCGGTTCGGGTACTAGACCTCTTGGGGCGCCTCGTCTGGTCTGGCAGCCCGACAAGTGGACTGCCTGCGGACGATCACCTGACCCTGGAATTGGACCTCCCGTCCGGCGTCTACCTGGTCCGGGCGGTTTCCTCATCGGGTGCGCACACCCGGCCCCTCGTGATTCGCCGATAG